GGCGACGACGTCGGCGGCGCCGAGTTCGCGGCCCGGCGCGCCGCCGCCTTCCAGGCGTACTACGAGAACCTGCCGCTGCGCCGCTCCTCGCTGCCCGCAGGACCGCACATGCAGCTCTACCGCCGGCTGTCCTACGGCACCCTCGCCCAGTTCCACGTCGTCGACACCCGCCAGTTCCGTGACAACCAGGCGTGCGGCGACGGGCGGCAGTTCGACTGCGACGACCGGCTGGACCCGGCGCGCACCATGCTCGGCGCCGAGCAGGAGGCGTGGCTGCTCGACGGGCTCACCCGGTCCCGTACCACCTGGGACGTGATGGCCAACCAGATCATGACCATGCAGGGCGACTCCGCCGAGGGCATCGAGCAGGCGTTCGGCATGGACACCTGGGACGGCTACGCCGCCGCGCGGCAGCGCCTCTTCGACGGCGTGGAGAAGCGCGGCATCGGCAACTTCGTCGTCGTCACCGGCGACGCCCACCGCAGCGTCGCCGCCGACCTCAAGCACGACTTCGACGACCCCGCCTCCGCCACCGTCGGCGTCGAGTTCCTCGGCACCTCCGTCTCCTCCGGAGGCAACGGCTCCGACCAGGACGAGTGGGGCCGCATCTGGCTGCAGGAGAACCCGCACATGAAGTTCCACAACGTCCAGCGCGGCTACGGCGTCTGCGAGGTGACCCGGGAGAGCTGGCGTACCGACTACCGCGTCGTCCCGTACGTCTCCACCCCCGGCGCCCCCGTCGCCACCCGCGCCCGCGTCCACGTGACGGCGGGCCGCCCCGGCATCCGGGAGGTGGAGCAGTTAGCCGTCCCGCAGCCCTGAGCCGGCCCCGGCGGAGCGCGAGGCGGCGGCGCCGGGGCCGCCAACGCGGGGGCGGGGCACGGAAATGCGGGTGCTTTCGTACGCGGCGGCGGTGCAGGGTGGGGCATGAGCTGGACCACGACGCACGATCTCGACGCCTTCACCGCCGCCGCGGGCCCCTTCCTGCGGGCGGAGCCCGCCCCGCACACCGTCCTGCTGACGGTGACCGCCTCGCTCGACGCCGCCGGCCTCGACCGGTACGGCGGCGGCACGCCCGCGTTCGGATGGTGGCGGGCCCCGGACGGACGGGTGGCCGGGGCGTATCTGGCCACCCCGCCGTATCCGCTCGTGCTGTCCCGGATGCCGGCGGCCGCCGCCGTGGAGCTGGCGGAGCTGCGGTCCGCCGGGGGGCCGCCCGTTTCGGACGTGCACGCCGGGCGGGCGGCGGCCGAGGCGTTCGCCGGCGCCTGGACCGCGCGCACCGGTGCGGCCGGCACCGTGGAGGAGCGGCACCGGCTCTACCGGCTGGGAGAGCTGGTGCCCCCTGACCCGGCGCCGCCCGGACGGGCCAGACCCGCCACCGAGGCCGACCGGGACCTGCTGGTCGCGTGGACCCGGGAGTTCGCCGCCGAGTCCGGCGGCGGCGCGGGCGACCCGGCCCGCGCCGTCGCCGACCGGCTCGCCTACGGCGGCGCGACGCTCTGGGAGGACGGCGGCCGGCCCGTGTCGTACGCCGGCCTCACCCGGACCGTCGCCGGTATGGTGCGTGTCGCGCCCGTCTACACCCCGCCCCCGCTGCGCCGCCGCGGCTACGCGGCCGCCGTCACCGCGGCCGTCAGCCGCGCGGCGCCGGCCGCCGGCGCCCGCGACGTGCTCCTCTTCACCGACCTCGCCAACCCCACCAGCAACGCGCTGTACCAGCGCCTCGGGTACGAGCCCGTCGAGGACCACGTCGTGATCTCCTTCGACGGCTGATCTGGTGTCCGGCGCCCCGGCGAGAGAGGCTGGACCCCCGGAAGTCCCGCTCCGGACCCGACCGATCGCGAGGAAGGCGAGCCGCATGCACTCCGACCACCTTCAGGCCGCGGACGGCACGCCCGTCGCCTCGTACACCTGGCTGCCCGAGGACGACCGGCCGCGGGCGCTGGTGCAGATCGTGCACGGCGCCGCGGAGCACGGCCTGCGCTACGACCGGTTCGCCCGCTTCCTCGCCGCCCACGGCTACGCCGTCGCCGCCTCCGACCACCGCGGCCACGGCGCCACCGCCGCCACCGGCGGCTACGGCGTCACCGGCACCGGCGACGCGGACCCCTGGCGCGCCGTCGTCGACGACCTCACCGCCGTCGGCGACCGGCTGCGCGCCGACCACCCCGGGCTGCCCTTCGTCCTCCTCGGCCACAGCATGGGCTCGATGCTCGCCCGCGACTACGCCCAGGAGCACGGCGAGGGCCTGGCGGGGCTCGTGCTCACCGGCATCCTGCGGAGCCTGCCGGGCGTGGAGACGGAGACCGCGGTGCGCCGGCTGGCGGGGGAGGCGGCCGAGCGCGGGCGCGGTGCGCTCTCGGACTTCGTGCCGGAGATCTTCGCGTCGTTCAACGACCCGTACGAGCACCGCACCGGCTTCGAGTGGCTCTCCCGCGACACCGCCGAGGTCGACGCCTACGTCGCCGACGAGCGCTGCGGCTTCCCCTTCGACGTCGCGCTGTCACTGGGCTGGGTGCTCGGCACCCGGAAGATCAACGACCCGTACAACGTGGCCCGGATCCCCGTCGACCTGCCCGTGCACATCGCCGTCGGCGACCGGGATCCGTGCAACCAGGGACTCACGCACGTCGCCGAGCTGCTGGAGGACTTCCGCTACGCGGGGCTGCGGGAGCCGACCTGGCGCGCGTACCCCGGGGCCCGCCATGAGATCCTCAACGAGACCAACCGCGCCGAGGTCCAGGCGGACCTGCTCGACTGGCTCGACAAGCACGTGTGACCGACGGGGGAGCACCGATGACCCTCACCGCCGAGGACGTACGCAAGACCGCCCTCGCGCTGCCGCAGACCGCGGAGAAGCTGGCGTGGGGCATGCCCACCTTCCGGGTGAAGGGCAAGATGTTCCTCACCCTGCCCGAGGACGAGACGTCGTTCGCGGTGCGCTGCCCCAAGGTGGAGCGGGACGAACTCGCGCTCGCGGAGCCGGAGAAGTTCTGGGTCGCCGACCACGAGGCGCCGTTCGCGTGGGTACGGGTGCGGATCGCCGCCCTGGAGGACCGCGACGAGCTGCAGATCATCGTCGCCGACTCCTGGCGCCAGGCCGCCCCGCCCCGGCTGCTCGCGGAGCACCCGGAGCTGGCCGGCGAATCCTGACCCGCCCGGCCCCCGTCGGTCAGGCCGCGGCCCGGGCCCCGTCCCGGGGGCCCGTGAACGCCGCGATCCGCTCGCGCAGGGACGCGGGGTCGAGCCCGTGCGCCCGCAGGTGTTCGGGGACCGTGCCGTAGCGCCGCAGCTCGCCCCGGGCGGTGCCAAGACCCAGCACCCGGTGCGGCACGTCGGCCAGGGCGTCGTTCGCGTACGCGGTGGAGGTGCCGGCGAGGTACGGCTCGACCAGGACGACGTCCGCGGGGCCGGGGCCCACCGCGGCGCGCAGCGCGGCGGTGTCGAAGGGGCGCACGGTGGTGGCGTACAGCACCGTCACGTCCAGGCCCTCGGTCGCGGCCAGCACGTCGTCCAGCAGCGGGCCGACCGCCACGACCACGCCCGCGCGGCCCTCGCGCACGGTCAGGAACCCCGCGCCGTCGACCGGCCGGCCCGCCGCGTTCGCCTGCTGCGACAGCCGCACGTACACCTTGTCGTCGCCCGCGGCGACCGCGTGCCGCAGCAGCGTCGCGGCCTCGTCCGGATGGCCCGGCACATGCACCGTCCAGCCGTCGAGGGTGTCCAGCAGCGCGATGTCGCCGGGCGCCATGTGGGTGTAGCCGCCGGCCGGCCAGTCGTACGAGCCGTAGGCGCTGACCAGCACCGCGCCCGCGTCCTGGTGGCCGAGGTCCAGCTTGACCTGCTCGAAGGGGCGCTCCACGAGGAAGCTGGCGAAGGTGTGCAGCACCGGGCGCATCCCGGCCAGGGCGAGCCCGCCGCCGACGCCGACGAGCAGTTGCTCGCGGATGCCGACGTTGATGACGCGGTCCGGGTGCCGCCGGGCCGCTTCCGCGAAGCCGTCGGTGCCGATCTCGGCGAGCACGACGGCCAGCCGGGGGTCCTCGTCCAGCAGCCGGGAGGTGACGGAGGCGAAGCGCTCGCGCATCGTGTCCATGGTCGGGTGTCCTTTCCAGGCGGGAGGTGGCGCGGGGAGTGTGCGGGGCGGTCAGGCGTACGCGGGTTCGACGCGGGCGACGACGGCGCGCGCCCGCCCGGGGTGCGGGGCGGTGAACGCGGCGTAGAGCGCCTCGTGGTCGCGGCCGTCGACGGTGGCGGTGGACCAGCCGGCGGCCTCGAAGCGGGCGGCGATGCCGCCGGGCAGCGCGTGGCTGGCGGAGGCGTTGTCGATGACGAGGGTGTGCAGGGAGTCCAGGCCGGTGGCGCCGGCGTAGGCGAGTGCTTCGTGGTTGCTGCCCTCGTCCAGCTCGGCGTCGCCGACGAGCACCCACACCCGCGGCTCGGACAGGCCCCGGGCGCGGAGCCCGAGCGCGGTGCCGACGGCCAGCGGCAGGCCGTGGCCGAGGGAGCCGCTGCCGATCTCGACGCCGGGCAGCAGCGTACGGTCCGGGTGGTGGCCGAGGGGCGAGTCGTACGCGCCGAACCCCGGCAGCCAGTCGGCGGGCAGGAAACCCTTGGCGGCGAGCACGGCGTAGTACGCCATCGGGCCGTGGCCCTTGGAGAGCAGGAACCGGTCGCGGTCCGGCGCCTCGGCGGTCCCGGGGGTGACCCGCAGGACGCGGTCGTAGAGGACCCACAGCGCGTCGAGGGTGGAGGTGGCGGCCGGGCCGTGCTTCTCGTCGCCGGTCATCAGGCCCATGAGGCGCGGCAGATCGTCGTAGCCGGCGGGCGTTCGCTGTCGTACGGCGGTGGAAGTCGTCATGTGTCCCACCGTGCAACTTGAAGAATGGTTCACGTCAACAACGGCTGGTCACACGGGGGCCGGGGGGCCGGCGGCGGCCTCAGGGCGCCCGGCGCAGCCGGGCCAGGGCGTCGATCGCCTCCTTCGGCGGCCCTTCCTCCTGCGCCACGGGGCGGCGCACCCGCTCGGCGCGTACGGTCCGAAGCGGGTCGTCCGCCAGGTCCGACAGCACGTCCTCCGCCGTGAAGAGCACCGCGGGCTCCTGCGGCCCGCCGGTGCCCTCCGTGAGGTTCGCCGAGTCGTGCCCGACGACCAGCAGCTCGCCGCCGCCGGCGAGCGCGGCGGCGGCCCGCCGCAGCACCCGGCGCCGCTGCGCGCCCGGCAGGTGCAGGTACGCCACCACCACCAGCTCGTACGAGCCCTCCTCCGGGGCGTACTCCAGCAGGTCGGCCCGTACCCACCGGATCCGCTCCGCGGCCTCCTGCGGCAGCTCCGCCGCCCGCCGGCGGCCCCGCTCCAGCGCGACCTGCGAGAAGTCGACCGCCGTCACCCGCCAGCCGCGGGCCGCGAGCCACAGCGCGTTGCGCCCCTCGCCGGCGGCCAGGTCAAGGGCCCGCGCGGGCGTGATTTCCGCCACCTCGCGGGCCACCCAGCGGTTCGGTTCACCGCCCCAAACGAGGTCTTTCGCGGCATAGCGTTCGTCCCAGGCACCGCTGTCCATAAACCTGATCGCTCCCCGGTGCGTCTAACGAGTAGGAGATCACGTTCTCACAGCCGGGCGGAGGATCCGAGATGACCTGTCACCAACCCCAGCAGCAGCATGCCACCGCGCTCGTGCCGGTGTGCCCGCGCTGCGGTCGCGTCCGCTGCATCTGCCCGCCCGTGGCGGCCGCCTGAGCGGCCGCCACGGGCTCGCCCCACCGGGGTTCAGGGGTGCTTGCGCTGGTGTCCGAAGCGCACGCCGTCGAGCTTGAATCCGTGCACGGTGGGATCGACCCGGCGCTGCATCGCGCGCCGCTCCGGAGCCGCCTCGATCACCGGCTCCGGCTCGCCCGCCGCGGTGATCCGCGCCAGCAGCCGCGCGCGCAGCCCGTCGGCGAGCGCGCGGTGCGAGGCGAGCCCGACAAGGTTGTCGAGCTCGTACGGGTCGTGGGCCAGGTCGTACAGCGCCGTCTCGACGTACCTGCTGCCGGAGCGGGTACGCCAGCCGTCGGCCGCCGGGTCGACGACGTAGTACTTCCACCGTGAGGTGCGCAGCGCCCGTCCGCACTCGGACTCGCTGACCTGGACGAAGACGTCCTCCGGC
The Streptomyces sp. CNQ-509 DNA segment above includes these coding regions:
- a CDS encoding alkaline phosphatase, with protein sequence MSRFTSTPGFSRRRFLALGSGFSLAAALPVAGLSAAPARAEPRFSGDPFALGVASGDPEPDGAVLWTRLAPDPLAADGRGGMPGYKVPVTWQIAEDPGFRRVRRAGVEWAVPELGHSVHAEVRGLEPDREYWYRFRAGRHVSEAGRTRTAPAADAGIASMAFAFVSCQNYPDGHFTAFRHLAGEDVDVVVHLGDYIYEGGGQGTVGRGHLPAREIHSLADYRVRYGQYKLDPDLQAEHAAHPWIVVLDDHEVDNNWADGLDGDDVGGAEFAARRAAAFQAYYENLPLRRSSLPAGPHMQLYRRLSYGTLAQFHVVDTRQFRDNQACGDGRQFDCDDRLDPARTMLGAEQEAWLLDGLTRSRTTWDVMANQIMTMQGDSAEGIEQAFGMDTWDGYAAARQRLFDGVEKRGIGNFVVVTGDAHRSVAADLKHDFDDPASATVGVEFLGTSVSSGGNGSDQDEWGRIWLQENPHMKFHNVQRGYGVCEVTRESWRTDYRVVPYVSTPGAPVATRARVHVTAGRPGIREVEQLAVPQP
- a CDS encoding bifunctional 2-polyprenyl-6-hydroxyphenol methylase/3-demethylubiquinol 3-O-methyltransferase UbiG; the protein is MDSGAWDERYAAKDLVWGGEPNRWVAREVAEITPARALDLAAGEGRNALWLAARGWRVTAVDFSQVALERGRRRAAELPQEAAERIRWVRADLLEYAPEEGSYELVVVAYLHLPGAQRRRVLRRAAAALAGGGELLVVGHDSANLTEGTGGPQEPAVLFTAEDVLSDLADDPLRTVRAERVRRPVAQEEGPPKEAIDALARLRRAP
- a CDS encoding MmcQ/YjbR family DNA-binding protein, with product MTLTAEDVRKTALALPQTAEKLAWGMPTFRVKGKMFLTLPEDETSFAVRCPKVERDELALAEPEKFWVADHEAPFAWVRVRIAALEDRDELQIIVADSWRQAAPPRLLAEHPELAGES
- a CDS encoding transketolase, yielding MTTSTAVRQRTPAGYDDLPRLMGLMTGDEKHGPAATSTLDALWVLYDRVLRVTPGTAEAPDRDRFLLSKGHGPMAYYAVLAAKGFLPADWLPGFGAYDSPLGHHPDRTLLPGVEIGSGSLGHGLPLAVGTALGLRARGLSEPRVWVLVGDAELDEGSNHEALAYAGATGLDSLHTLVIDNASASHALPGGIAARFEAAGWSTATVDGRDHEALYAAFTAPHPGRARAVVARVEPAYA
- a CDS encoding GNAT family N-acetyltransferase → MSWTTTHDLDAFTAAAGPFLRAEPAPHTVLLTVTASLDAAGLDRYGGGTPAFGWWRAPDGRVAGAYLATPPYPLVLSRMPAAAAVELAELRSAGGPPVSDVHAGRAAAEAFAGAWTARTGAAGTVEERHRLYRLGELVPPDPAPPGRARPATEADRDLLVAWTREFAAESGGGAGDPARAVADRLAYGGATLWEDGGRPVSYAGLTRTVAGMVRVAPVYTPPPLRRRGYAAAVTAAVSRAAPAAGARDVLLFTDLANPTSNALYQRLGYEPVEDHVVISFDG
- a CDS encoding transketolase family protein; the protein is MDTMRERFASVTSRLLDEDPRLAVVLAEIGTDGFAEAARRHPDRVINVGIREQLLVGVGGGLALAGMRPVLHTFASFLVERPFEQVKLDLGHQDAGAVLVSAYGSYDWPAGGYTHMAPGDIALLDTLDGWTVHVPGHPDEAATLLRHAVAAGDDKVYVRLSQQANAAGRPVDGAGFLTVREGRAGVVVAVGPLLDDVLAATEGLDVTVLYATTVRPFDTAALRAAVGPGPADVVLVEPYLAGTSTAYANDALADVPHRVLGLGTARGELRRYGTVPEHLRAHGLDPASLRERIAAFTGPRDGARAAA
- a CDS encoding alpha/beta fold hydrolase, with the protein product MHSDHLQAADGTPVASYTWLPEDDRPRALVQIVHGAAEHGLRYDRFARFLAAHGYAVAASDHRGHGATAATGGYGVTGTGDADPWRAVVDDLTAVGDRLRADHPGLPFVLLGHSMGSMLARDYAQEHGEGLAGLVLTGILRSLPGVETETAVRRLAGEAAERGRGALSDFVPEIFASFNDPYEHRTGFEWLSRDTAEVDAYVADERCGFPFDVALSLGWVLGTRKINDPYNVARIPVDLPVHIAVGDRDPCNQGLTHVAELLEDFRYAGLREPTWRAYPGARHEILNETNRAEVQADLLDWLDKHV